Genomic window (Kaistia defluvii):
AGGCCGGGTTGTGCAGCCCGGCCGTGTCGCCATTGCCGATGAAGATGAAGGCGCCGGGGCGCTTCTCCAGCATGTAGGAGAAGTCCTCGCCGCCCATCATCGGCGCGACCTCGCGATCGACGCGGTCGCCGCCGACGATCTCCGAAGCCACGTCGCCCGCGAAGATGGTGTTGGCGACGTGGTTCACCGTCACGGGATAATTCCGGTCGTAGTCGACCTCGATCCGGGCGCCATAAGTGGCGCCAATCCCGGCGGCGATCTCGCGGATCCGCTTCTCGGCGAGATCGCGCATCTCCGGCGTCAGGGTGCGCACGGTGCCGCCCAGAAAGGCGGTCTGCGGGATGATGTTGTGCGCTTCGCCGGCGTGGAACTTGGTCACCGAGACGACCACGGAGTCGAGCGGATCGACCGAGCGCGACACGATGGTCTGCATGGCCTGCACGAGATGCGAGCCAATGACGATCGGATCCAGGCTCAGATGCGGCTTGGCCGCATGGGCACCCCGGCCGGCAATGGTGAAATTGAACTCGTCGGTCGCCGCCATGATCGGGCCGGGCCGGATCGCGAACTTGCCGATGTCGAGCCCGGGCATGTTGTGCATGCCATAGATCTCGTCGATGCCGAACCGCTCCATCAGCCCGTCCTCGACCATCGCCTTGCCGCCGGCGCCACCCTCTTCGGCAGGCTGGAACACGACCACGGCGGTGCCGTCAAAATTGCGCGTCTCGGCCAAATACTTGGCCGCGCCCAGCAGCATGGCCGTATGGCCGTCATGACCGCAGGCATGCATCTTGCCGGGGATCGTCGAGGCATAGGGCTTGCCCGTGATCTCGGTCAGAGGCAGCGCGTCCATGTCGGCGCGCAGCGCGACGGTCCGGCCGCCGGCGCCGCGCTTGCCGCGGATGACGCCGACCACGCCGGTGCGGCCGAGGCCCGTCACCACTTCGTCGACGCCGAATTCCTGCAGCCGCTCCGCGACCTTGGCCGCCGTGCGATGCACGTCGTAGAGGATTTCCGGATGCTGGTGCAGATCATGCCGCCAGGCGGCGACCTCGTCCTGATACTCGGCCAGACGATTGATGATCGGCATTCCGGAACTCCGCGGGGTTTACAGCACGAAGCTCCACTCTAGCTGCGGCGCAGCAAAAAATCACGATCCGGTTTGCTTTTCCTTGCCTTAGCCGTGCCGGGCCGATGGATCGTCCGGATCGGGTTCGCGCGTCTCGCCGGGATCGCGACGCTGATGGCCGGGACTGCGCGCATGGCTCTCGGACCAGCTGTGCGACTGCCGCGATCGGCCGGCCGAGAAGGCATGGCCATGCGCCTCGGCGAAAGTCGGCCCATGGCGGTGGAAAAATCCACGCCCCTCGGAGTGACTGGGGCCATCGGCCTGTTCGAAGCCGGGCGAGAAGGGCTGGCCGGCAAAGCTCTGCCAGAAACCTGCCCAGGGATTGTCGTCATCCTGGGGCGCGCTCTCGGGATCGAACGGCGCCTCGATGCGATGCAGGATCGCGCCGAGTTCGGTCAGTTTGGCCTCAACGAGCGGATCGGGGCGGATCCGAAGATGGTCGCCCATCATCTGCGTCGGCAACTGGCGATTGCCGATATGCCAGGCGATGCGAACCAGTTTCGGCAGGCTGCCGGCCGAGACCTCGATCAGTGGCTCCCTCGCCGCCTCGACCGCTATGATGCGGCCATCCTCCAGCAGCAGCCCGTCGCCATCGCGCAGCCCGACCGGCATCGGCAGATCGAGCAGGAACGACACGCCGCCCTTCGCCGACATGGCCAGGCGCCCTCGTCGACGGGCTTCATAGTCCAGCAGCACAGTATCGGCGACGGCCCCGGTCCAGGAGCCGGCGGGAAGAATGGTGGTTGCGCGGATCATGCAGCGCCTCCTCACAATCGTGGTCCGTCGCCAGACCGCATGCCGGTCCGGCGACCTCTCGCATACCGCCCCCAGAACGACCCATGCCCCTAATCTAGGCCATAACGTTGCGTCACGCTATGGTCTCCGCAGCGGCGCGGGCTGCGCGAAATCGTGAATCGGTCGTCAAAAATCGGCCGATCGCCTCGCGGAAGCCGTTTGAAGCGCCTCGTGGACAGAGAGAAATTTTCGCTCTCATTCCAAGGACTTCCGGATCGTCCGCCAAGTCGGCGGTTTGGTCGCTTTGCCAAGCCCGCCCCAGATCGGTTATTCAGGTCCGACGCGCCGGCCTCGTCGGTCCCGCCACCTTCCCGACACGGACAAAGCCTGACATGCACTTCGTGACCCGATCGATCGCCCGGTTCCTCGCACTCATCCTGCTGGTAGGCCTTGGCGTGAACGCGGCTTCCGCGGTGGAGACGCCCTACATCGTCGCCGACATCGACAGCGGCAAAGTCCTTGCGGCGCGCAATGCGCACCAGGACTGGTACCCCGCCTCGGTGACCAAGCTGATGAGCGCCTATGTCGTGTTCAAGGCGATCCGCGACAACAGGATCTCGCTGGCGAGTCAGATCGTCGTCTCTCGCCACGCGCTCAACGAGCAGCCGAGCAAGATGGGCTTCAAGGTCGGAACCGTCATCGATCTCGACAATGCGCTGAAGATGATGCTGGTGCATTCGGCCAATGACATCGCCATGGCGATCGCCGAGACGGTGGGCGGCAGCGAGGCCGGCTTCGTGGCGATGATGAATGCCGAGGCGGCCCGGCTCGGCATGACGAACACCCATTTCATCAATCCGAACGGCCTGCCCGGCGAGGGCCAGTTCACATCGGCGCGCGATCTCGCCGTGCTGGCGCGCGCGCTCTGGATCGAGTTTCCCGAACGGCGCCAGCTCTATGGCATCACCGCGATCCGCTCCGGCAAGCGCGTGCTGAAATCCGCCAACTCGCTGCTCGAGCGCTATCCCGGCTCGAGCGGCATGAAGACCGGCTTCATCTGCGCCTCCGGCTTCAACGTCGTGGCGACCGCCTCGCGCGACGGCCATACGTTGGTCGCAGTGGTGCTTGGTTCCAGCACCGCCAAGGAACGCGCCGAGCTGACGGCTCGCCTGATGAACCAGAGCTTCGGCAGCCTGGCGCTGACCGGCAACCGTCCCACGCTGGCCAGCTTCCGCGGCGCCTCGCCAGTCGACGGCGCGATCAACATGCGCGACGACATCTGCAACCGCAAGGAACGCGGCGAGCACGAGGCGGAGACCGCCGCCGCGCCAAACCTGCCCAGCGCGCTGGAGCCGCGCGTCAAGCTGATGGAGCCCGTCGTCGTCTCGACGATCGGCGTGCGCAACCCGGACGGCTCGATAAAGCCAGCCGCCGTCGCCGAAGCCGAGGACGAAGCCGCCGCCATCGCCGCGGCTGCCGCCAAGCAGGAAAAGAAGCAAAAGGGCAAGACCACCCGGAACGGCAAGAAGGACGGCGACAAGAAGTCGGCTGCGAAGCCCGTCGCCAAGCCTTCCAAGGCCGTCGCCAAGAAAGAAGGCGACAAGCCGGTGAAGGCCAAGGCGCCCGCCAAGCCCAAGATCGAGCTCGGCGTTCCCTTCGACTCGACCGACGTCGCCCCCCTGCCGGATTCGGCGCTCGCCATCTCGCAGTGACGCGCTTGTCTCAGGAAGCCGCCCAGAACCCCGCCCGCCAACGCCCGAAGCCGATCCCGCTGACCGTGCTGACCGGCTTTCTCGGCGCCGGCAAGACGACGCTGCTGAACCGGCTGCTGCGCGATCCGGCGCTCGCCGGCACCGCCGTCATCGTCAACGAGTTCGGCGAGATCGGGCTCGACCATCTGCTGGTCGGCGAGTCCGAGGACGGCATCATCGAGCTTTCCTCCGGCTGCCTCTGCTGCACCATTCGCGGCGAGCTGGTGACCACGCTCGAGAACCTGCTGCGCGCGCTCGACAACCACCGCATCGAACGGCTCGACCGGGTTGTCATCGAGACGACCGGGCTGGCCGATCCTGCGCCGGTGCTGCAGAGCGTGCTGCTCCACCCCTATCTGGCGATGCGCTACCGGCTCGACGGCGTCGTCACCGTGGTCGATGCCGTCAACGGCGCGCGCACCCTCGACATGTCGGACGAGGCGAACCGGCAGGTCGCGGTCGCCGACCGCATCGTGCTGACCAAGACCGACCTCGCCCAAGCAGATCCGGCGATCCGTGACCGCATCCGCGCCCTCAACCCCGGCGCCGTCATCCTCGAAGCGTCCCACGACGACGTGCAGCCCGCAAACCTGTTCGACACGCAGCCCTTCACCACCGAAGGCAAGATCGCCGACGTGGTCGGCTGGCTGGCGGCCGAAGCGCATGCCGGTCACGGTCACGATCACGGCCATCACCATCACCATGACGACCATGGTCACGGGCATGCGGCGCATGCGCACCAGCACGCGCATGACGTGAATCGGCATGACGCGCGTATCCGCTCCTTCGTCGCGACCCGTTCGACGCCGATTTCCCGCCATGCGCTGGATGATTTTCTGGACCGGCTGGCCCGCGAGCATGGCGCGAGCCTGCTGCGGCTGAAGGGGCTGGTGCAGACGGCGGACGCACCCGACCGTCCGCTCGTCATCCAGGCGGCGCAGACGATCTTCCATCCGCCCGCCCGGCTTCCCGCCTGGCCGAGCGATGACCGCCGCTCGCGGCTGGTGCTGATCGTGCGCGACATGCCGGAAGCGGCCGAACGCGCTTTGGTCGGCGCCTTCTCCGACCTGCCGCAGACCGATATCGCCGACGCAACGACGGTGGCCGACAACCCCCTCGCCATCTCGGGCTTTTCCGGCGTTTTCCGGCCCTGACCACGCGGGTAGCCTCCGCCATCGGCGGTTGCAGGTGGCCCCGGAACAATTGCGCTTGCCGGGACGGAACCGAATGGGAAAGGCGTCGTTAAGGCATCAGAGGCAACCCTGAGGAGAGCCAAGATGTCGATGAAGATTGCCGTCGCCGCAGCCGTGTCGATCGCCGCCTGCCTGCCGATGATGCCGACCCAGGCCCTGGCCGTTTCGCAGAACGCGGCGAAGAACATCTGCATCAACAAGGCCGCCATCAAGCACAATGCCCTGCGCGGCAACGTGCAGATCAACCGCACCAAGGTGCGCAGCAGCACCTATGAGTTCGGTCTCGTCATCGACGGCGGACAGTTCAACTGCATCGTCACCAAGGGCGGCAAGATCCGCTATCTCGGCTAGCCTTCGATACCGGCTGGCGTCGCCGGATCGCTCCGGCAACATGGTCCCCCACCATGCTGGAGCGATTCGGTCCGTCCATGCCCAAGATCCTGACGCTTTGCGGCAGCCTCCGCGCCGCCTCTTCCAACCGGACGCTGTTGCGCGCGGCTGAAAAAATCGCGCCAGTGGGTGTCGTCTTCGAGCATTTCGAAGGCTTGGGCGACCTGCCCCATTTCAACCCGGACATCGAGGCCGGCCCCCTGCCCGCCCCGGTCGCCGATCTTCGCGCCCGTGTCGACGCAGCGGACGCGATCCTGATCTCCTGCCCGGAATATGCACGTGGAATCCCCGGTTCCTTCAAGAATGGCTTGGATTGGCTCGTGGGAGGACATGAGCTTCCCGGCAAGCCGGTCGCGCTGTTCAATGCCTCGCCGCGCGCGTCCGATGCGCAGGCGGCGCTTCGACTGGTCCTCACCACCATGTCGGCCCGGGTCGTGGACGAGGCGCACATCGCCGTTGCCCTCCTCGCTGGGAATCGCGAAGCCGACGCCGTCGCCACCGATCCGGAACTCCGCCCGATCCTTGAGCGAGGTCTCGCGGCTCTGCTGGCTGTGATCGAGCCTCCTCAGTCGGGCTGAGCGGCGTTCGCGCCGCGCTCGATCAGGAAGCGCAGGATCATGCGCCCGCCCTGGTCCACGCGTTCCTGCCGGATCAGGATGTGGCCATCCTCATGGCAGAGATGCGGGATGTCGATCGCCGCCATCGGGTCGGTCGCCTCGACGAGCAGGCGACTATCCCGCGCCATGCCGGCAAGCAGTTTGCGCGCCTTCAGAACCGGCAGCGGACAGGCGATCCCCCGCGCATCGAGCAAGCGGTCGGCGAGCCAGAGTGCGCTTTCGCCCGGGGCGGCATGGGCTGCATCGTCGGTCATGTCGGTCAGCATATCCTCGGCAAGAGCTGGCCCGTTTCGACGGGCGAACGCTTTCTTAAAGCAGAAACCGCTACAAAACGCGCTGGTCGTCCCGATTTCCCCTTTCGGTTCAGGAGCTCCGCCCGGTGCGTGTTTCCTTCGTCGGCATGGTCGAGCGCTTTGCGCCGGCGGTGCTCCGCGCCCGCCTGGTCCGCCTGACCGCGATCGCCGACAACATCGTCACCGGCCGCGACGACCGCGCCGTTGCCCAGCGCATGGCGCTGACCGCCTTCACCATCCGCATTCTCTCCGCCGTCATCGCCTATGCCAGCCAGGTGCTGCTGGCGCGCTGGATCGGCGAATTCGAATATGGCGTCTATGTCGTCGTCTGGGTCGGCGCCGTCATCATTGGCGGCCTCGCCTGCCTCGGCATCCAGACCGCGGTCGTGCGCTTCGTGCCGGAATATGCCGCACGCAACGAACTCGCGCTGTTGCGCGGCATCCTGATCGGCAGCCGCGTGCACGGCCTCGCCACGGCGACGCTGATCGCCGCGATCGGGTTGATCGGCATCTTCCTGTTTCGCGACAGCATCGCCAGCTACTATGTCATGCCGCTCTATCTCGCGGCGATCTGCATTCCGATGCTGGCCATCGGCGAGATCCAAGATGGCCTGGCGCGCGGCTTCAACTGGGCCGACCTCGCGCTCTGGCCGACC
Coding sequences:
- a CDS encoding CobW family GTP-binding protein codes for the protein MSQEAAQNPARQRPKPIPLTVLTGFLGAGKTTLLNRLLRDPALAGTAVIVNEFGEIGLDHLLVGESEDGIIELSSGCLCCTIRGELVTTLENLLRALDNHRIERLDRVVIETTGLADPAPVLQSVLLHPYLAMRYRLDGVVTVVDAVNGARTLDMSDEANRQVAVADRIVLTKTDLAQADPAIRDRIRALNPGAVILEASHDDVQPANLFDTQPFTTEGKIADVVGWLAAEAHAGHGHDHGHHHHHDDHGHGHAAHAHQHAHDVNRHDARIRSFVATRSTPISRHALDDFLDRLAREHGASLLRLKGLVQTADAPDRPLVIQAAQTIFHPPARLPAWPSDDRRSRLVLIVRDMPEAAERALVGAFSDLPQTDIADATTVADNPLAISGFSGVFRP
- a CDS encoding sulfurtransferase TusA family protein, translating into MTDDAAHAAPGESALWLADRLLDARGIACPLPVLKARKLLAGMARDSRLLVEATDPMAAIDIPHLCHEDGHILIRQERVDQGGRMILRFLIERGANAAQPD
- a CDS encoding NADPH-dependent FMN reductase yields the protein MPKILTLCGSLRAASSNRTLLRAAEKIAPVGVVFEHFEGLGDLPHFNPDIEAGPLPAPVADLRARVDAADAILISCPEYARGIPGSFKNGLDWLVGGHELPGKPVALFNASPRASDAQAALRLVLTTMSARVVDEAHIAVALLAGNREADAVATDPELRPILERGLAALLAVIEPPQSG
- a CDS encoding D-alanyl-D-alanine carboxypeptidase family protein, coding for MHFVTRSIARFLALILLVGLGVNAASAVETPYIVADIDSGKVLAARNAHQDWYPASVTKLMSAYVVFKAIRDNRISLASQIVVSRHALNEQPSKMGFKVGTVIDLDNALKMMLVHSANDIAMAIAETVGGSEAGFVAMMNAEAARLGMTNTHFINPNGLPGEGQFTSARDLAVLARALWIEFPERRQLYGITAIRSGKRVLKSANSLLERYPGSSGMKTGFICASGFNVVATASRDGHTLVAVVLGSSTAKERAELTARLMNQSFGSLALTGNRPTLASFRGASPVDGAINMRDDICNRKERGEHEAETAAAPNLPSALEPRVKLMEPVVVSTIGVRNPDGSIKPAAVAEAEDEAAAIAAAAAKQEKKQKGKTTRNGKKDGDKKSAAKPVAKPSKAVAKKEGDKPVKAKAPAKPKIELGVPFDSTDVAPLPDSALAISQ
- a CDS encoding M20 aminoacylase family protein; its protein translation is MPIINRLAEYQDEVAAWRHDLHQHPEILYDVHRTAAKVAERLQEFGVDEVVTGLGRTGVVGVIRGKRGAGGRTVALRADMDALPLTEITGKPYASTIPGKMHACGHDGHTAMLLGAAKYLAETRNFDGTAVVVFQPAEEGGAGGKAMVEDGLMERFGIDEIYGMHNMPGLDIGKFAIRPGPIMAATDEFNFTIAGRGAHAAKPHLSLDPIVIGSHLVQAMQTIVSRSVDPLDSVVVSVTKFHAGEAHNIIPQTAFLGGTVRTLTPEMRDLAEKRIREIAAGIGATYGARIEVDYDRNYPVTVNHVANTIFAGDVASEIVGGDRVDREVAPMMGGEDFSYMLEKRPGAFIFIGNGDTAGLHNPAYDFNDEALPIGASYWVRLIETSLSPA
- a CDS encoding urease accessory protein UreE codes for the protein MIRATTILPAGSWTGAVADTVLLDYEARRRGRLAMSAKGGVSFLLDLPMPVGLRDGDGLLLEDGRIIAVEAAREPLIEVSAGSLPKLVRIAWHIGNRQLPTQMMGDHLRIRPDPLVEAKLTELGAILHRIEAPFDPESAPQDDDNPWAGFWQSFAGQPFSPGFEQADGPSHSEGRGFFHRHGPTFAEAHGHAFSAGRSRQSHSWSESHARSPGHQRRDPGETREPDPDDPSARHG